One window from the genome of Castellaniella sp. MT123 encodes:
- a CDS encoding helicase-related protein, which produces MTLQTSFQPGSLVSARGREWIVLPESSEDTLHLRPLGAAEDDATLIYLPIELGTVGPASFPTPTVEQAANFAAGQLLLDALQLKLRSGAGPFRSFGSIAVEPRAYQLVPLLMALKQEVVRLLIADDVGIGKTIEAALIVRELLDRGEISRIAVLCPPHLCEQWQQELHDRFHIQAVVVRNTTVARLERGLPANQSIFEAYPFTVVSLDYIKSDRRRDEFQRACPECVIVDEAHTCTHSGQGKQQRYALLQGLADDTERHMILLTATPHSGDDEAFYNLLGLLQPEFKELKDAPADGRRPLREQLANHFVQRRRPDIDEWHDNSVFPQRYSTEITYKLTGDWGKLFDDVLSYARALVERTEGLDLMRQRMSWWAALALLRCISSSPAAAVNALRTRLQSSSLSEGSPGETALTLEEADENGRDRVLDGVNDALSTQDIEPAANTEDSDWLTALTERAAALTGSSKDPKLKRLIEHLRELTGDGFQPVVFCRYIATAHYVAEQLRLTFRNHQVIAVTGEMAPSEREAAVEAMADADQRILVATDCLSEGINLQNLFTAVVHYDLSWNPTRHEQREGRVDRFGQKAREVRSTMLFGQDNPVDGAVLQVILRKAERIRKELGVLVPMPDDDGKLTQALVGAVLLRKGTTTRTAPQLGLDFGDPEQAIETAWQSARDKAAKNRTLFAQRRLKPDDVLPEWKKTLAVLGGEDDVERFAKRATEQLGAPLEATTKGGSPHWKLHTESLPGAVRERLHAEGLSKSIRVDFHQPAAQGATFIHRTHPLIAILADYLLEAALDGSSDSTLTLDAVARAGAIFTDAVQLRTTILLLRLRHQLTVSHRGQSRLMLCEETLAVGVPAQGNAPLLNDEAARSLMHVEPTRNMPPPLRNQHITRAIEQLDSLQPALEALAHKRAQQLLEDHRRLREAAQGRGEYRVSPSLPVDIMGVFVLIPA; this is translated from the coding sequence ATGACTCTGCAAACTTCATTCCAACCAGGAAGTCTCGTCTCTGCGCGCGGCCGCGAATGGATAGTGCTGCCAGAATCTTCCGAGGACACGCTGCATCTGCGACCGCTGGGAGCTGCAGAGGATGATGCCACACTCATCTACCTGCCCATCGAACTCGGCACTGTGGGGCCAGCGAGCTTCCCGACGCCCACGGTGGAACAGGCTGCAAACTTCGCGGCGGGACAACTGTTGCTCGACGCGCTGCAGCTTAAGCTACGCTCCGGTGCGGGTCCGTTTCGCAGTTTTGGCAGTATCGCCGTAGAGCCCAGGGCGTACCAGCTTGTACCCCTGCTCATGGCGCTCAAGCAAGAGGTGGTGCGCCTGCTGATTGCCGATGACGTAGGTATCGGCAAGACCATTGAGGCAGCCCTCATTGTGCGCGAATTGCTGGACCGAGGCGAGATTTCCCGCATAGCGGTTCTGTGCCCACCGCACTTATGTGAGCAATGGCAGCAAGAACTACACGACCGCTTCCACATCCAGGCTGTGGTGGTCCGCAACACGACCGTTGCACGGCTTGAACGTGGACTACCTGCCAATCAGTCCATCTTCGAGGCCTACCCGTTTACGGTGGTGAGCCTGGACTACATCAAGTCCGACCGACGGCGTGATGAGTTCCAGCGGGCCTGCCCAGAATGCGTGATTGTCGACGAGGCACATACCTGCACCCATAGCGGCCAGGGCAAGCAACAGCGCTACGCCCTGCTTCAAGGCCTTGCAGACGATACCGAGCGGCACATGATTTTGCTAACCGCCACCCCACACTCGGGCGACGATGAAGCGTTCTACAACTTGCTAGGGCTTTTGCAACCAGAGTTCAAGGAACTCAAGGACGCACCGGCAGACGGCAGACGTCCTTTGCGCGAGCAGCTGGCGAACCATTTCGTACAACGCCGCCGACCAGATATCGACGAGTGGCACGACAACAGCGTGTTTCCTCAACGTTATTCAACGGAAATCACCTATAAGCTTACTGGCGACTGGGGCAAGCTCTTTGACGACGTGCTGTCCTATGCTCGGGCACTGGTCGAACGAACCGAAGGTCTGGACTTGATGCGCCAGCGTATGTCCTGGTGGGCCGCGCTGGCCTTGTTGCGCTGCATTTCGTCTTCGCCAGCGGCAGCGGTGAATGCTTTACGCACGCGCCTGCAGAGCAGCAGCCTCTCCGAGGGCTCCCCCGGCGAAACCGCCCTCACGCTCGAAGAAGCCGATGAGAATGGTCGCGACCGAGTGCTGGATGGTGTCAACGACGCGCTCTCTACCCAGGATATCGAGCCTGCCGCCAACACGGAAGACAGCGACTGGCTGACGGCATTGACCGAGCGGGCCGCTGCGCTTACCGGCAGTTCAAAGGACCCCAAGCTCAAGCGGCTTATCGAGCATCTGCGAGAGCTTACAGGTGACGGCTTTCAGCCTGTGGTCTTTTGCCGTTACATCGCCACCGCCCATTACGTGGCCGAACAGTTACGCCTGACATTCCGCAACCATCAGGTGATTGCCGTGACAGGGGAAATGGCCCCTTCCGAACGCGAAGCCGCAGTAGAAGCCATGGCCGATGCCGACCAGCGCATTCTGGTAGCAACCGACTGCCTATCGGAAGGCATCAACCTGCAGAACCTGTTTACAGCAGTGGTGCACTACGACCTGTCATGGAATCCAACCAGGCATGAGCAACGCGAAGGCCGTGTAGACCGATTTGGCCAGAAAGCCCGAGAGGTACGCAGCACCATGCTCTTTGGTCAAGACAACCCGGTCGATGGCGCGGTACTTCAGGTCATCCTGCGAAAAGCCGAACGCATCCGCAAGGAGCTTGGAGTTCTGGTACCCATGCCCGACGACGATGGCAAGCTGACCCAGGCGCTGGTCGGTGCCGTGCTACTCCGCAAAGGCACGACCACTCGCACCGCCCCACAGTTGGGGTTGGACTTCGGCGACCCAGAACAGGCCATCGAAACAGCGTGGCAGTCAGCGCGAGACAAGGCCGCCAAAAACCGTACGCTCTTTGCCCAGCGACGCCTAAAGCCCGACGATGTATTGCCGGAATGGAAGAAAACCCTGGCAGTGCTGGGTGGCGAAGATGATGTGGAGCGCTTTGCCAAGCGGGCCACCGAACAGTTGGGTGCACCACTGGAAGCCACCACCAAAGGTGGCTCTCCCCATTGGAAATTACACACTGAAAGCCTACCGGGGGCAGTCCGAGAACGGCTGCATGCCGAAGGCCTGAGCAAATCTATTCGGGTCGATTTTCATCAACCTGCCGCGCAAGGCGCGACCTTCATTCACCGCACCCACCCGCTGATTGCCATCCTTGCGGATTACCTGCTAGAAGCAGCGCTAGACGGCTCATCGGACAGCACGCTTACCCTGGACGCCGTGGCACGTGCGGGCGCCATTTTCACCGATGCGGTACAGCTACGCACAACGATATTGCTACTGCGCTTGCGACACCAGCTCACCGTCAGCCATCGAGGTCAGTCCCGGCTGATGCTATGCGAAGAAACACTGGCCGTGGGTGTCCCCGCCCAGGGAAATGCGCCACTTCTGAATGATGAAGCAGCTCGCAGCCTGATGCATGTCGAACCCACCCGCAACATGCCGCCACCGCTACGCAACCAACACATCACGCGCGCGATTGAGCAACTGGACAGCCTGCAGCCTGCGCTGGAGGCGTTGGCGCACAAGCGGGCACAGCAGCTACTCGAAGACCATCGCCGCTTGCGGGAAGCTGCCCAAGGACGCGGTGAGTACCGTGTGAGTCCCAGCCTGCCCGTGGACATCATGGGCGTTTTTGTCCTGATTCCGGCCTGA
- a CDS encoding DEAD/DEAH box helicase, with protein sequence MDVFEFRTKLVSDYAAFTRSFTRIHAPDIRRYVDAAYESGHYWPAPLVQVNPNFQTGNTIEDLVAQGVLHTECAQIFRAGKTATNPGVSLKLFKHQQEAITFAQNGQSYVLTTGTGSGKSLAYFIPLVDAILKAKMADPEKRTRAIVIYPMNALANSQLEELGKFLSDYGDHPPVTYGRYTGQESEEERLYLAKNPPDILLTNFMMLELLMTRQDDKDKAVIRHAKGLRFLVLDELHTYRGRQGADVALLVRRVREALADELQCIGTSATMATEGSEKEKNTKVAEVAGRLFGQALSAANVITETLQRVTPEDLLIEHIRPELTQAVQKELPRSATFAELARHPLAIWVELTLGLTRNEGKWHRAQPMTLEAAARQLAHDGQTDEELARRTLADFLLLAYHTTDKPVEEGGRSLFAFKLHQFISGGSKVYGTLEPEGKRYLTLEGAQFVPGDRSRRLYTLHFCRECGQEYAPVWDENGSTGRTFSPRGIDERNHDDEDTRSGYFMPDTTGIWEDTLDLYPETWVEPRANGDLKLKSNYKKRQPRHIRINTEGRLAADGTPGWFVPGNFGFCLRCGVTHSTAGKESLRLMGLSGEGRSSATTMLTLSALRYLYEDDTQLKAEAKKVLGFTDNRQDAALQVGHFNDFLQVVLLRAALFSAVDQAGGSLSEAQVSDAIFKALGFDRDDHGVRAEYMQDPDIKGNARRQVQDIMRTILGYRAYFDLRHGWRFNNPNLEQLGLLRIAYQDLDDLATDAESWPADIPAVLQSASPDVRKRLLIALFDAMRQGLCLATRYLDRTELDRLKTSSYANLREPWGFTEDETPAPSNWFITSARPRDEDRRNVDYLVSGSPRSNLGKAIKRASTWREADGSDNPHAGKIKDEQCEAIIRALLNAAKTYGLVVSEETEFGVTGYQLNGTSLLWTLGDGQSSRGAHDNSFFRSLYRNIAGLLSNPVHRLFDFEAREHTAQVEQDDRLEREARFRFTEKDRADWLVATGRPLDWLPVLFCSPTMELGVDIASLNTVYMRNVPPTPANYAQRSGRAGRAGQPALVITYCAAQSPHDQYFFRDPVRMVHGQVNPPTLDLANRELIQSHLHAVWLAETGKKLDNSVRGLLDMSDPEAALTEDYRQQMDADAPQKRAHGRGLRILTMLEGELTPQKAPWYSERFAEQVFSQAFASFDNALDRWRDLFSATKRQMEINQKVMNNPAASERERRDAKQRHDEAFRQQSLLLQESGSANSDFYTYRYLASQGFLPGYNFPRLPLMAYIPARRGKIGRENFLSRPRFLALSEFGPYSLIYHEGSQYRVTRAMLSIGANDQVSVGAKLTTDVARICPACGYGHFRNQRDADRCVSCNAPLTEAVAVQNLYRIENVSTKRAERISANEEERVRQGYEMQTTIQFGEQEGKLHVMRALLMDADTPVLELQYGQSATVWRMNLGWRRRKEKSLLGFKINPVTGHWMGGANEEDEPDTDTPPDKTPPQRIVPYVEDRRNVLIVRPLEALDIKTMATLQYALKRGMEAVYQLEESELMAEPLPKADLRRSILFYESAEGGAGVLTRIATEPEALALVATEALSIMHYQSPKDGRWDAAHLTEDREADGQPLCEAGCYRCLLSYYNQPDHLHIDRRDADNDGKALDILCQLTRSHSSVGTFGRSPSEQQAELERVAGSSLEQAWLEYVQQHGYRQPDEGQHTIDRCKTSADFFYADWKAAVFIDGPHHDAAAQSAKDQAITNCLEAAGYYVVRFPKDSARWADIFKTHADLFGPGRVAGTHA encoded by the coding sequence ATGGACGTTTTTGAATTCCGCACAAAGCTCGTCTCTGACTACGCAGCGTTCACGCGCAGCTTCACTCGCATCCATGCGCCTGACATCCGCCGCTACGTCGACGCAGCGTACGAATCGGGCCACTACTGGCCTGCCCCATTGGTGCAGGTCAACCCGAACTTTCAGACTGGCAACACAATTGAAGACTTGGTTGCTCAAGGCGTACTGCACACCGAATGTGCGCAGATTTTCCGGGCGGGCAAGACTGCGACGAACCCCGGCGTTTCGCTCAAGCTCTTCAAGCACCAGCAAGAGGCCATAACTTTCGCGCAGAACGGTCAAAGCTATGTGCTCACGACCGGAACAGGGTCGGGCAAGTCCCTTGCTTATTTCATCCCGCTGGTGGATGCCATCCTCAAGGCCAAGATGGCAGACCCCGAGAAACGGACCCGGGCCATCGTCATCTATCCCATGAACGCGTTGGCCAATAGCCAACTGGAGGAGCTTGGCAAGTTCCTCTCTGACTATGGCGACCATCCACCTGTTACGTACGGTCGCTATACGGGCCAGGAAAGTGAGGAAGAACGCCTGTACCTGGCGAAGAACCCACCAGACATCCTGCTCACCAACTTCATGATGCTCGAGCTCCTGATGACGCGCCAGGATGACAAAGACAAGGCTGTCATCCGCCACGCCAAGGGGCTGCGCTTTCTAGTACTAGATGAACTGCACACGTATCGCGGCCGCCAGGGGGCCGATGTGGCTCTGCTGGTACGCCGTGTACGTGAGGCGTTGGCAGATGAGCTGCAATGCATCGGCACCTCGGCCACCATGGCCACCGAGGGCAGTGAAAAAGAAAAAAACACCAAGGTGGCTGAAGTGGCTGGTCGGCTCTTTGGCCAGGCCCTCTCGGCAGCTAACGTCATCACCGAGACACTTCAGCGCGTTACTCCCGAAGACCTTCTGATAGAACACATACGGCCAGAACTTACGCAGGCAGTTCAGAAGGAACTGCCGCGCTCAGCCACATTTGCAGAGCTTGCCCGGCACCCTCTGGCCATCTGGGTGGAACTGACACTGGGTCTGACTCGCAATGAGGGCAAATGGCATAGGGCACAGCCTATGACTCTCGAGGCCGCTGCCCGACAGTTAGCCCACGATGGACAGACCGATGAAGAATTGGCACGCCGGACATTGGCTGACTTTCTTCTGCTCGCGTACCACACGACTGACAAACCAGTGGAAGAAGGGGGGCGCAGCCTTTTTGCGTTCAAACTGCACCAATTCATCTCCGGCGGCAGCAAGGTGTATGGGACACTGGAACCTGAAGGCAAACGTTATCTGACCCTCGAAGGTGCGCAGTTCGTACCAGGCGACCGCTCCCGACGCCTGTATACCCTGCACTTTTGTCGCGAATGCGGGCAAGAGTATGCACCAGTCTGGGATGAGAACGGCAGCACCGGGCGTACGTTCAGCCCTCGCGGCATTGACGAGCGCAATCACGATGATGAAGACACCCGAAGTGGTTACTTCATGCCGGATACTACGGGCATCTGGGAGGACACCCTCGACCTGTATCCGGAAACGTGGGTTGAACCACGCGCCAATGGCGACCTGAAGCTCAAGTCCAACTACAAGAAACGCCAACCTCGCCACATTCGCATCAATACGGAAGGCCGGCTCGCTGCCGATGGTACGCCTGGCTGGTTTGTGCCTGGCAACTTCGGATTCTGTCTGCGTTGTGGTGTGACGCACAGCACGGCGGGCAAGGAGTCGCTGAGGCTCATGGGGCTGTCAGGCGAAGGGCGCAGCTCCGCCACCACGATGTTGACGCTCTCAGCGCTACGCTATCTCTATGAAGACGACACGCAACTGAAAGCAGAAGCCAAAAAGGTGTTGGGCTTCACGGACAACCGACAGGATGCGGCACTTCAGGTTGGCCACTTTAACGATTTCCTCCAAGTCGTGTTGCTTCGTGCCGCACTCTTTTCCGCCGTTGACCAGGCAGGTGGCAGCCTTAGCGAGGCCCAGGTATCAGATGCCATCTTCAAGGCCCTGGGCTTTGACCGTGATGACCATGGAGTGCGTGCCGAATACATGCAAGACCCCGACATCAAGGGGAACGCACGACGCCAGGTACAAGACATCATGCGCACCATCCTGGGCTATCGGGCGTACTTTGACCTGCGCCACGGATGGCGCTTCAACAACCCCAACCTGGAACAACTAGGTCTGCTTCGTATTGCGTATCAGGACCTCGACGACCTCGCTACTGACGCGGAATCCTGGCCTGCAGACATCCCCGCAGTGCTGCAAAGCGCATCTCCCGACGTCAGAAAGCGCCTGCTCATCGCCCTTTTCGATGCGATGCGCCAAGGACTATGCCTAGCCACACGCTATCTTGACCGCACCGAGCTCGACCGGCTCAAAACCTCGAGCTACGCCAATCTGCGTGAACCCTGGGGATTTACTGAAGACGAAACGCCCGCCCCATCTAACTGGTTCATCACCAGCGCACGTCCACGAGACGAAGACCGCCGTAATGTTGATTACCTGGTCTCTGGTAGCCCTCGTTCAAATTTGGGCAAAGCGATAAAAAGGGCCAGCACCTGGCGTGAGGCCGATGGCAGCGACAACCCGCACGCCGGAAAAATCAAGGACGAGCAGTGCGAAGCCATCATTCGTGCGTTACTGAACGCCGCCAAGACTTATGGCTTGGTCGTATCGGAAGAGACCGAATTTGGTGTGACAGGCTATCAGTTGAATGGCACCAGCCTGCTCTGGACGCTGGGTGACGGCCAGAGCAGTCGTGGTGCGCATGACAACTCGTTTTTCCGCAGCCTGTACCGTAACATCGCCGGACTGCTCTCGAACCCTGTTCACCGCCTCTTTGATTTCGAAGCCCGAGAACACACAGCTCAGGTGGAACAAGATGACCGACTTGAGCGCGAAGCACGTTTCCGCTTTACCGAAAAAGACCGTGCGGACTGGTTGGTAGCAACTGGCAGGCCGCTAGACTGGCTGCCCGTGCTCTTTTGTTCGCCGACAATGGAACTCGGCGTAGACATCGCGTCATTGAACACGGTGTACATGCGCAATGTCCCGCCAACACCAGCCAACTATGCACAACGTAGCGGCCGAGCGGGCCGAGCGGGCCAACCGGCCCTGGTCATCACATATTGTGCAGCGCAATCACCGCATGACCAATATTTCTTCCGCGACCCCGTGCGCATGGTGCATGGTCAAGTCAATCCGCCCACGCTTGACCTCGCAAACCGTGAACTCATACAGAGCCACCTGCATGCCGTCTGGCTTGCGGAAACAGGCAAGAAGCTCGATAACAGTGTGCGCGGCTTGCTGGACATGAGCGACCCCGAGGCGGCACTCACCGAGGACTATCGGCAGCAGATGGACGCCGACGCACCACAAAAACGTGCTCACGGACGAGGCCTGAGAATACTGACCATGCTGGAAGGCGAATTGACGCCCCAGAAAGCCCCCTGGTACTCCGAGCGCTTTGCAGAGCAGGTCTTTAGTCAAGCCTTCGCCTCCTTTGATAACGCACTAGACCGCTGGCGCGACCTGTTTTCCGCAACCAAGCGCCAGATGGAAATCAACCAGAAGGTGATGAACAACCCAGCCGCCAGCGAACGAGAGCGCCGCGACGCCAAGCAGCGCCACGACGAAGCATTCCGCCAGCAGTCATTGCTGCTGCAAGAATCCGGCTCGGCCAATTCGGATTTTTATACCTATCGCTATCTGGCAAGCCAGGGTTTCTTGCCTGGCTACAATTTCCCACGCCTGCCGCTCATGGCCTACATACCGGCACGCCGCGGCAAGATTGGCAGGGAGAACTTTTTATCACGCCCGCGTTTCCTGGCGCTCTCGGAGTTTGGGCCCTATAGCCTCATCTATCACGAAGGCAGCCAGTATCGCGTCACACGTGCCATGCTCTCGATTGGTGCCAACGACCAAGTCTCCGTCGGTGCAAAACTGACCACCGACGTGGCGCGCATCTGCCCAGCATGCGGCTATGGACATTTCCGCAATCAGCGTGATGCCGACCGCTGTGTCTCCTGCAATGCACCGCTGACCGAGGCTGTGGCCGTCCAAAACCTCTACCGCATCGAAAACGTGTCCACAAAGCGGGCGGAGCGCATCAGCGCCAACGAGGAAGAACGGGTGCGTCAGGGCTACGAAATGCAGACGACCATTCAGTTTGGCGAGCAGGAGGGCAAACTCCATGTCATGCGGGCACTGCTCATGGATGCTGACACCCCGGTCTTGGAGCTGCAGTACGGGCAGTCCGCCACGGTCTGGCGCATGAACCTGGGTTGGCGTCGGCGTAAGGAAAAAAGTCTGCTTGGGTTCAAAATCAATCCGGTCACGGGCCACTGGATGGGCGGCGCCAATGAAGAGGACGAGCCTGATACCGATACGCCCCCAGACAAGACACCGCCCCAGCGCATCGTCCCGTATGTGGAAGACCGGCGCAACGTTCTTATCGTGCGTCCGCTTGAAGCGCTGGATATCAAGACCATGGCGACCCTGCAATACGCGCTCAAGCGCGGCATGGAAGCCGTATACCAGCTCGAAGAAAGTGAACTGATGGCTGAACCCCTGCCCAAAGCAGACCTACGCCGTTCCATCCTCTTTTATGAATCTGCCGAAGGCGGTGCCGGAGTGCTGACCCGCATTGCCACCGAGCCCGAGGCTCTGGCGCTTGTGGCGACAGAGGCCCTCTCCATCATGCATTACCAAAGTCCCAAGGATGGTCGCTGGGACGCAGCACATCTCACCGAAGACCGAGAAGCTGACGGCCAACCCCTATGTGAGGCAGGCTGCTACCGGTGCCTGCTGTCGTACTACAACCAGCCCGACCATCTCCATATCGACCGTAGGGATGCAGACAATGACGGAAAGGCATTGGACATTCTGTGCCAGCTGACGCGCTCCCACAGCTCGGTCGGCACCTTCGGACGTAGCCCCAGCGAACAGCAGGCCGAGCTTGAGCGCGTTGCAGGGAGTTCTCTGGAGCAGGCATGGCTCGAATACGTTCAGCAGCACGGCTATCGCCAACCTGATGAAGGGCAACACACTATCGACCGCTGCAAAACATCAGCAGACTTTTTTTATGCTGACTGGAAAGCCGCTGTTTTCATTGACGGCCCTCATCATGATGCCGCCGCACAATCCGCAAAAGACCAGGCCATCACCAACTGCCTGGAAGCCGCTGGTTACTATGTGGTCCGATTCCCCAAGGACAGCGCCCGCTGGGCCGACATTTTCAAGACACATGCCGACCTATTTGGTCCCGGCCGTGTCGCAGGAACCCATGCATGA
- a CDS encoding type II toxin-antitoxin system Phd/YefM family antitoxin gives MAHTVLAETTASVSELKRNPMGTVAAGEGWPVAILNRNEPAFYCVPAKAYEALLNRLEDLELNAIANARQGQAEIEVSLDDL, from the coding sequence ATGGCCCACACTGTTCTTGCCGAAACGACGGCTAGCGTCTCTGAGCTCAAACGAAACCCCATGGGCACCGTAGCGGCGGGAGAAGGGTGGCCTGTGGCCATCCTCAACCGCAACGAGCCCGCGTTTTATTGCGTCCCAGCAAAGGCCTATGAAGCCTTGCTGAACCGCCTGGAAGACCTTGAGCTGAACGCCATCGCCAATGCCCGCCAAGGCCAGGCGGAAATCGAGGTCTCCCTGGATGACCTATAG
- a CDS encoding type II toxin-antitoxin system RelE/ParE family toxin, which produces MTYRLKFKDEALKEWHKLDNTLREQFKKKLTERVQDPRVPAAKLSGHADRYKIKLRSSGYRLVYEVRDAEVVVVVVAVGKRERNAVYSAADKR; this is translated from the coding sequence ATGACCTATAGGCTGAAGTTCAAAGACGAAGCTTTGAAGGAGTGGCACAAGCTCGACAACACGCTGCGCGAACAATTCAAGAAGAAGCTCACGGAACGTGTGCAAGACCCACGCGTGCCCGCTGCCAAGCTGTCTGGCCACGCCGACCGTTACAAAATCAAGCTCAGGTCCAGTGGCTACCGGCTGGTCTATGAGGTACGCGATGCGGAGGTCGTCGTGGTCGTCGTCGCCGTTGGCAAGCGTGAACGCAATGCAGTTTATTCTGCGGCGGACAAGCGCTGA
- a CDS encoding helix-turn-helix transcriptional regulator: MPEFTVRTAQHLPLLLQAFRKQAGLTQTEVAKRLGVTQQTLSALERNAQKVSADRLLMLLSLLGVEMVLRHPPTPEAPKPSASPNW, encoded by the coding sequence ATGCCAGAATTCACAGTTCGTACTGCACAGCACCTCCCACTGTTGCTTCAAGCCTTTCGAAAGCAAGCGGGCCTGACTCAAACTGAGGTCGCAAAGCGATTGGGGGTCACTCAGCAGACGCTTTCGGCATTAGAACGCAATGCGCAAAAAGTCAGTGCAGACAGATTATTGATGCTCCTGAGTCTTTTGGGCGTCGAAATGGTGCTGCGCCACCCACCAACTCCAGAGGCACCAAAACCGTCAGCCAGTCCAAATTGGTGA
- a CDS encoding site-specific integrase produces the protein MASITKRGSYQYQATIRRSGYPTQTKTFETKREAEAWSATVESKMARKVFVDLSEAERTTFGEVLKRYEREVTPTHKGAPAERARLQQLQKHPLALRSLASLRSVDFSTYRDERLGEVAPKTVHLELSLMSSVLVTANKDWSIPISNPIANIRKPKLPPGRERRLEDDEEARLFAATSDARASTLSTCVILAIETGMRRGEIALLTWNQVDFKNKVIRLDAADTKNGERRIVPLSETAEEALLSLPRPLHGGRLMSFHDSNGLGAAFARACERAGIEGLRFHDLRHEAASRLSKKMPPTTLAKIMGWKTLQMAMRYYNPTANELVDAIRKVA, from the coding sequence ATGGCAAGCATCACAAAGCGCGGCTCGTATCAATACCAAGCCACCATCCGCCGAAGTGGCTATCCCACGCAGACCAAAACCTTCGAAACGAAGCGTGAAGCTGAGGCCTGGTCGGCTACTGTCGAGTCGAAGATGGCCAGGAAAGTCTTTGTAGACCTTTCCGAGGCCGAGCGCACAACATTCGGCGAAGTCCTGAAGCGCTATGAGCGCGAGGTCACCCCCACGCATAAAGGCGCACCCGCAGAGCGCGCTCGGCTGCAGCAACTGCAAAAACACCCGCTTGCCCTACGCTCATTAGCGAGCCTGCGTAGCGTCGACTTCTCGACGTACCGCGACGAGCGGCTGGGAGAAGTCGCCCCAAAGACGGTGCATCTCGAATTATCGCTGATGTCGTCTGTCCTCGTAACCGCGAACAAGGACTGGTCCATCCCCATTAGCAACCCTATCGCCAACATCCGCAAGCCTAAGCTGCCTCCCGGACGAGAGCGCCGACTTGAGGACGACGAAGAGGCGCGACTGTTTGCCGCCACAAGTGACGCCCGTGCGTCGACACTGAGTACCTGCGTTATTCTGGCTATTGAAACGGGGATGCGCCGAGGGGAAATAGCACTGCTGACATGGAACCAAGTTGACTTCAAAAACAAAGTCATCCGGCTCGACGCGGCAGACACCAAGAACGGCGAGCGACGTATCGTGCCACTCTCAGAGACCGCAGAAGAAGCCCTTCTCTCGCTGCCACGTCCGCTGCACGGCGGGCGGCTCATGAGCTTTCACGACTCCAATGGGCTTGGCGCCGCATTTGCGAGGGCGTGTGAGCGCGCGGGCATTGAAGGGCTGCGCTTTCATGACCTGCGGCACGAAGCGGCCTCGCGGCTCTCCAAGAAAATGCCACCGACGACGCTTGCAAAAATCATGGGCTGGAAAACTTTGCAAATGGCCATGCGCTACTACAATCCGACAGCCAACGAACTCGTAGACGCCATCAGAAAAGTGGCCTGA